Genomic segment of Trichoderma breve strain T069 chromosome 7 map unlocalized scaffold00007, whole genome shotgun sequence:
ATCGATTGATCGATACCCCTGGCATTGGAGATACCAGAGGCCTGTCCTATGATAAAGAGAATATGGCCGATATTCTGAAAACGATTAGCTCCTACGACAAGCTGCATGGTATCTTGGTGCTGGTCAAGTCCAACAATGCCCGTCTTACTATCACTTTTAGATTCTGCGTCAAGGAACTCCTCACACATCTTCATCGGAGTGCGACCAAGAACATGGCTTTTGGATTCACTAACACTCGCATCTCCAACTATGCGCCGGGCGATACGTTCAAGCCACTCAAAGCCTTGCTTGATGGACATTCCGACATACCAATCACGCTCTCCACGTCAACGACTTATTGTTTCGACTCGGAAAGCTTCCGCTACCTTGCAGCTTATAAACAGAGTATTCCAATGACCAACGAGGAAGAATTTCGTCGTAGTTGGGACCACTCGAGCAAAGAGGCGCATAGACTCCTCAAGTATTTTGCATCAACTCCGCCTCACCCCGTCACCAGTACATTGAGCCTGAATGGCGCTCGCAAGCTGATATTGGAGCTGACAAAAcccatggccagcatctcGGAAAACATTCAGAAGAATATTCAACTATGCGAAACCAAAAAGGTTGAGGTTAGAAGCACAAAGCTGACGGCGAGCAATCTTCGCAGGAAGTTGCGCTTAGAAAGGATTCAGTTTAAAGCCATTAAGCTAGACAGACCTCGCACGGTTTGCAAGAATCCCGCCTGCTGTGACTTTAAAGACAGTGGACTTAATGATGGAGTGGTTGTCACCATCTACAAAACGCACTGCCATCTTGAGTGCTATCTTGACAATGTCACGGAAGATGTCGTTGCCGATCCTGGTCTCATCCACTGCTGGGCTTTTAATGGCAGCAGTATTTGTCAAGTATGCCAACACCGTTGGCAAGAGCATTTGCATGTCCTCTATGAATTATCCGAGGTCAAAGTTCAAGTCACAGATACCGAAATAGAGAGACAACTCAAGGCCAATGGAGACGACTTGGCGCTGCGTGAAACATTCATCGCCCGGCTAGACCAGGATATCGAGGAGTACAAACAGGAACTCGATGAGATtcgacgagctgctgctcgatTCTGTCTGTTCTTGAGAGAGAATGCCATCACGATAATCAATGATGCTACATTGGATTATCTTGACATGCTTATCCAGAGCGAGAGAGGAGTCATTGATACCGGCCGACAGCGAGGCGATTCTATGGACGCAAACCAGAAGCGTCTCCAGGCACTGAAAGATGACAGACAAATCCACCTGGAGCTGGTTGAAACTTTCAAGCAGAATATGATTGAACCCACGTGCGCTGAGGACATGCTGCTGGACGAGCAAGGAGTCGACGCActggtgaagaagctgtaTCAGCTGAAGCATTTCGGCGCCGACTTGGAGCACATCAAGTATGTAATAGAGTCTTCGCTTGAAGAAACGTACCGCGAGCGGCCATATCGCGTACCAGCGATGAGCTCGCACAAACAAGGCATGGGTAGAACAAAACGCGAAATGAGTCATCGTCAGGAGCTACGGGGATGGGGAGAAAGTGATGCTTATCAGACACCTCACCGGTCTAACGGTGATAGCAGTCTTAGAACGGGGAGAGGTGCTACTGACTTAAGACCCCCGTCTGGCCCCGTGTATGCATCGCCTCAACTTACTTGGGCTCAAGCGGTCAGATCGGGTTATTCTCATCAACACTCATCGAAGTCGTTGTTTGGTCGCTTTCTGTCGTGGAAAAGGTAGGGGGAATAGATGCATTACTGCTATTGTGAGGATAATATCTAGCTAGATTGATAGAGATAGTGTGAATGCAACGAGATATTATGATAAGCATCATACATGTAAATCGTATCTGTGTCTAGTGTACCTGTCTGGTAATTTCAGGAAGTGCGGTTAGCCTTCCAATGTTCTCAGTTAATCATATCACCAAATAGTTGGTTACCCCTTATCACTGTTGGCGTTAGATGTCGCGTCCGACCAAATGCAGTGGAAAAATTCATcctgggaaaaaaaaatgcgTGAGCCTTCCTttgtttgtgtttttttcttctctttctttaaAGCAAGCTACATACGTATATGTAGGTAGTTTAGTCTACTTCTTTTAATACTACTTCGTTCATCCCCCCTTTCATTCGTTGCTGAAGCATATCCCTCATCAATCTGATCAAATCCTTCCTTGTGATGCATAACCCTCTGCCTTGCCACTGATCAAAACCATCTATATTTCCATACACGTACTCCGTCACTACACCGGCAAGTGTCTGCATATCTCGTCCGTTTGACCAaccttttgtctttgccagCATCTCAAACAGGCTCATCATGATTCCAGTTTCTTGGACATTCGAGCCATCCTCGGCTTCCAAAAGCTGGATATCCTGCTTGGCTATCAAATTGCACAGATGCTTCAAAGCAGACTCGGAGCCCATGGGAGTGAACATAATCTCCGTGGCAAACCGTCCCCGGAGTCCGGCATTAACTTTCATGAGACGGTCCATATCGTGAGTATACCCGGCCATGACAATAACCATTTTTCGGTAATAGCGCGGCTTGGTCATGCAATCGACAATTTCTCCAACTGCTTCATTCGTAAAATTACCCTCGCCGCCAAATCCTAGGCGGTATGCCTCGTCGATGAACAAGACTTTTCCCAACGACCGCTCAAACAGCTCAACCACCTTGGGCCCGGTATGGCCGACATACTTTCCAATGAGATGTGTCGCAGAGCACTCAATCACCTCATTAGTAGAGAGGAATCCCATATCATAAAAGATTTGGCCGATGATACGAGCAGTGTGCGTTTTTCCGGTGCCCGGGGGGCCCTTGAAGATGTATGTGAACGGGATGATGCCCCGAGGATCCTTATCGTTGCGTCTCAGATTCTCAGCTATACGCTGGTAAGTCTGGAATCGCTGGATAGTGTCTTCAAATCCAATAAGTCCATTGAAGAGCGCTCGGCATCTATCAGCAGCGGTAGCGCCTCTGTTGTATTCAGGATCAAAGTCTTCGGGCTCAAGCACAATATCCATTGCATCGACATCCGTGATCTTCGACATCCTCTCCCTGTGCCTGACTTTGGCCTGGTTCAAAAAGTTGACGACATCACCGCCGTTGCCAAAGTTTGGCCTATCTCTTGCCCGACACAGTAATTCTGCTGCGACCTTCATTGCTTCTGGCGAGGCTCTAATTCCGtcttcctccatcttgatgtcGAGAATCTCTTGGAGCCGGTTGTCATCATAGTCATGGAATCGAAAGGCTTCTTCGAGTGGGAATCGCCGTCGTAAACCTGGGTTACACTTTTGGAGCATCTCTTCCATCCTGTCTGGGTATCCGACGAGGATCACACAACGGTCTTCACCAGGCTTGTTGTGGATCTTGGAGACGAGGATGTCAATGCAACCCAGTCGAAACTCGTCTGTTTCGTTGGATCCAAGTTCACTACCATGGTAAAACATGTGCGCATCGTCTATGATCAAGATCTTGCCTTTGGTCGCATCAAGAATTGCGCTGGTCTTAGTTTCCGATTCGCCAATATACTGGCCGATGAAGTCGCCTGGGGTCTTGTAGATGACTTTTCGGCTGGAGACCAAACCAATGTCAGCCAGAATTTGGCCATAGAGCTTGGCCACGGTGGTCTTTCCTGTACCAGGAGGTCCAATGAAAATCCGGTTAAGAGACgtcttgagcagcttcatGCCGTTAATCTCCCTTTGATAGTTGACCTTTGACCGGGTGAGGAGCTGATTGACGGCTGACTTGATTTCTTCTAGCCCGGCCATCTTCTGAAGTTCTTTCCATGCCTTGCTCTTTGTTCGGACGTCCTCTGGCTCAGGCCCGATGATGTCTTGTCCCGTTAACAAGTGTTCATCCGGCAACGTCTCAGTCCACGAGTCCTCGATTTCCGACACCCTCTGTCGAATGCGGGTCGAGTGTCGCTCCAGTATCTTTCCATATGCCAGACGAAGCTCGTGTACGTTTCCGAATCCATGTTCATCGCGGCTACGACCGACACGTTGAGCCAGTATGCGCGGAAATGGCCCCAGTGGTCCTTGCTCTATCTTGAACGAGTTTTGTCCGACCATTTGAACAAATATTCTTCGaagctcatcatcactgTAGTCTTCAAAGTGTAGTTGGCGTGGGAACAGCCATCTAGCCGCTGGAGAACTCCCTAGAACTTCTGGGATGCGGTTGAAAGAACCGGAAAGGACAACGACAACCTTTTCAGAGATGTCCTTCAGAATCTCCATTAGGAATGCGCGACAGTCGCTGTCTGCATACTCTACATCGCTGATATAGAGTACCTATTACAAATTCAGTAAACCGTTGAGACGCCTAGCAAACACACAGCCGCTGACTTACTCCTTTTGAGATAGCATCTTTGAGTTCCCTCATGTGTTGTCTCTGGCAGAGCGTATGACCTGATTTTTCTACAAAAACGTGAGAGGTCGAATTTCGGCCCCAGACATGGCAATCACGAAGAAATTCGTAATAAAGCTTCGCCAATGTTCGCTTTCCTAAAACATTGTCAGCAGGTGGCTCTTCTCTGTCTGCCGCCATGATGAAAAGGAGAGGGCGAATTGGTCGCCTTACCGGTTCCTGGGTTTCCCACCAGAACGAGGTTAAGATCTTGTCGTCTCAACTTCCCCTGTCGACTGCGCGACGCATCGATCATGGCTTTGACCTCTAAGAAAGATATCTTAGATGACTCAAGTCCCACCATTTCCATCACCTTATCGAGTGCTTCGTTCTTCTCGCccagcttctctttctgaCGCAACCAGTCCCTCTTTGCAAATGACTCCACAGGAGGCTCGTCATCTGCTGGAGCATCATCTAGAGGAGGAATGTTGTCAATGGATCCACGACGCGAAGGTACATTATTATCAAAGGGGTTGAAATACGGCGATTCGGGCAAGGATATGGTGGCCGGATCAACCTCTTGTTCGGTTTTAGGACTAGAATCAGATTGGTCTTCATCTTTGTTCTCCTTTTGAGACTCGttttgatcttcttcttcaaggggTGGGAAATTGTCGGCCTCCTCATTGACGGGCTTagtctcatcttcatcgttgCTCGGCTTGgtctcatctccatcgttgCTAGGTTTGGTCTCATCTTCGTTATTGCTGGGCTTGGTCTggtcttcatcttctccgtcaATGGCATCTTGTGATTT
This window contains:
- a CDS encoding ATPase family associated with various cellular activities (AAA) domain-containing protein, with product MDGNVEEVLDQQPHPESHGDKDSNITREGIPNDEALSPNASDETDDIDNTASVSDNELPCATPVTTSSEDADERKTDLESIACPEQDDQEVADISPVADDKPSSQAPAAESAHSDETSQDPNQTPVTKAESESTTPTTVDKDEAKDVKSTESKSQDAIDGEDEDQTKPSNNEDETKPSNDGDETKPSNDEDETKPVNEEADNFPPLEEEDQNESQKENKDEDQSDSSPKTEQEVDPATISLPESPYFNPFDNNVPSRRGSIDNIPPLDDAPADDEPPVESFAKRDWLRQKEKLGEKNEALDKVMEMVGLESSKISFLEVKAMIDASRSRQGKLRRQDLNLVLVGNPGTGKRTLAKLYYEFLRDCHVWGRNSTSHVFVEKSGHTLCQRQHMRELKDAISKGVLYISDVEYADSDCRAFLMEILKDISEKVVVVLSGSFNRIPEVLGSSPAARWLFPRQLHFEDYSDDELRRIFVQMVGQNSFKIEQGPLGPFPRILAQRVGRSRDEHGFGNVHELRLAYGKILERHSTRIRQRVSEIEDSWTETLPDEHLLTGQDIIGPEPEDVRTKSKAWKELQKMAGLEEIKSAVNQLLTRSKVNYQREINGMKLLKTSLNRIFIGPPGTGKTTVAKLYGQILADIGLVSSRKVIYKTPGDFIGQYIGESETKTSAILDATKGKILIIDDAHMFYHGSELGSNETDEFRLGCIDILVSKIHNKPGEDRCVILVGYPDRMEEMLQKCNPGLRRRFPLEEAFRFHDYDDNRLQEILDIKMEEDGIRASPEAMKVAAELLCRARDRPNFGNGGDVVNFLNQAKVRHRERMSKITDVDAMDIVLEPEDFDPEYNRGATAADRCRALFNGLIGFEDTIQRFQTYQRIAENLRRNDKDPRGIIPFTYIFKGPPGTGKTHTARIIGQIFYDMGFLSTNEVIECSATHLIGKYVGHTGPKVVELFERSLGKVLFIDEAYRLGFGGEGNFTNEAVGEIVDCMTKPRYYRKMVIVMAGYTHDMDRLMKVNAGLRGRFATEIMFTPMGSESALKHLCNLIAKQDIQLLEAEDGSNVQETGIMMSLFEMLAKTKGWSNGRDMQTLAGVVTEYVYGNIDGFDQWQGRGLCITRKDLIRLMRDMLQQRMKGGMNEVVLKEVD